The nucleotide window CACTTGTGAAGGGGTTCACGAAGGGAGAGAAGGAGAGGGAAGTCGAAGACCTGAAAAAGGTCTTGGAAGGGCTGAAGATAGAGGGGGTAGTGGCCGGGGCCCTGGCAAGTAGGTACCAGAGGGAGAGGATAGAGAGGATAGCTAAGGAGTTGGGCCTCAAGGTTTACGCCCCCGCGTGGGGGAGGAACCCTTACGAATACATGAGGGAGATAATCGAGCTCGGTTTCAGGGTCATCTTCGTTGGAGTCTCGGCCTACGGGTTGGACGAATCTTGGCTTGGCAGAGGGCTGGATTACAAAGCCCTGGAAGAGCTCAAAAAGCTAAATGAGATGTACGGGATTCACATAGCTGGAGAGGGTGGCGAATTCGAGACCTTCGTCTTGGATGCGCCATTCTTCAGGAGAAGGATAGTGATAGATGAAGCGGAGAAACTCTGGGATGGGCTCTCGGGAAAGCTTATAATCAAGAGGGCCCACCTTGAGGAGAAATGAGGGGAATCATAAAGGGAGTATCCAACGATGGACTTGGAGTTCTTGGTGAAGTCCTCGTTCCCTTTGCTTATCCTGGGGACGTAGTCGAGGTAATTAGTACTAGGGAAAGGTTTGGAAGGACTATTGCAAGGGATTTTAAGCTTGTAAAAAGCTCTCCAATAAGAGTTCCCGGGAAGTGTAGATACTTTGGAAGATGTGGAGGGTGCCTTTGGCAGGGATTAAAGTACAGGGAACAGTTAAAACTCAAGGAAGAAATCTTTAAGAGGGTAACCGGCGTTGAGGCTGAGATCAAGGGATCCCCCAGGATATGGTTCTTCAGGAACATCAGTAATTTCATAGTGACCGTTAATGGAATAGGGTTCAAGGAGTTTGGAATGCCCAGAACCGTGGTTAGCGTTGATGAATGCCCCGTCTTTTCCGAGAGGACTAAACTATACATAAGGGCTATGAAGAGGTTCCTCAGGGAAACGGGGTTAAATCCGTGGAACTGGAAAAATGGAGATGTTCACTACCTCCAAGTAAGGGAAGGGAAATTCACCGGTGAGGTGATGATTAACGTCATAGCCCACATCCCTCCAAGTGGAAGGGAAGAGCTCACGGAAGCCTTTGGCTTTGCAGACTCAGTATACTGGAGCCTGAAGAGGGACAAGAGAGATGACCCGAAAGGGATTCCCACTCTGATCAAAGGAAATGAGTTCATAAGGGAGAGTATTGAAGGTTTGGTGTATCTTATCCACCCCTCGACTTTCTTTCAAACGAACAGCTACGCCCTTCCCATACTTTTGAAAGCTGTTGAAAGTTTCGCCGAGGGTTCAAAGGTTCTCGACTTGTACTCCGGCGTAGGAACGTTCTCCCTTTACTTGGCTAAGAAGGGGTTCGAGGTTACAGGTGTAGAGGTGAACGAAGAATCGGTAAGGGTCGCCAAGAAGAGCGCTGAGGTAAATTCCCTGGATGTGAGTTTCATCCCAGGAAGAGCCGAGGATGCTAAGTTAAAAGGGTACGAAACTTTGATAGTTGACCCGCCCAGGAAAGGGCTGAAAGACTTTTCCAAGAGGATCGCGAAGGAAGGGCCAGAAAACCTTATCTACGTCTCGTGCAATCCCTCAAAGTTCGTCCTAGATTACAGGAACTATCTTTCAAAGGCCTACAAGATCGAGGACGCCGTGCTTATAGATATGTTCCCACACACCCCGCACGTTGAGGCCGTCGTTAAGCTCAGGAGAAGGTGATGGTATGGAAAAGCTGATCATCTTGATACTGATAAGCCTGGGATGGATATTCAACTACTCCCACAGGATGGCCGTTCCTTCGTTAGCCCCAATAATAATGAAAGATCTAGGAATAAACAACGCCGAAATAGGATTGCTGATGACTTCCCTTTTACTCCCCTACTCCCTGATTCAGGTTCCAGCTGGATACATAGGGGACAAAATAGGAAGGAAGAAGCTGCTAACGATAAGCATCTTAGGTTACTCACTTTCTTCAGCTTTAATAGTCCTAACGAGGGATTACTGGGACTTAGTTACCGTTAGGGCCCTCTATGGATTCTTCGCTGGGCTATATTATGCACCAGCTACGGCCTTAATTAGCGAGCTCTTCAGGGAAAGAAAGGGCTCGGCCCTAGGGTTCTTCATGGTGGGTCCTGCGATAGGTTCGGGCATAACTCCCCTCATTGTCGTTCCAGTTGCTTTAACCCTAAGCTGGAGGTACGCTTTCCTAGTTCTATCGATAATGAGCTCGATTGTGGGGATATTATTAATGGTTGCCATTAAGGGAGAGCCAATTAAAGTTGAAGGTGTTAAATTTAAAATTCCAAGGGGAGTTTTCCTGTTAAGCTTGGCAAACTTCCTGGGGTTGGGAGCCTTCTTCGCAATGCTAACGTTTCTGGTTTCTTACCTAGTCTCACGTGGAGTGGGAATGGAGAAGGCCTCACTAATGTTCTCTATGCTTTCCCTCGTTGGAATCCTAGGCTCGATAATAGCGGGCTTCCTCTACGATCACCTAGGTAAGGTCAGCGTTCTGTTAGCTTACGCCTTGAACTCCCTGCTAACCTTCTTGGTTATAGTGATCCCCTCCCCACTCTTCCTGATTCCCCTTGGGTTAGTCCTATATTCAGTTGGCGGAATAATGACCGCTTACACCTCCGAGAAGGCCAGCAGGGAAAACTTGGGAGTTGTCATGGGCTTCGTGAACATGGTTGGCTTCTTTGGGGCTACTATAGGGCCTTACATTGTGGGCTTCCTCATAGACAGGCTCGGCTATTCTCTAGCTTTGCTTTCAGTCCCCCTAGCTTACCTAGTCTCCGCGGTAATTATAGGGCTCGACCTAAGGAAAACTTCATATAAGGGTTAGCTTAACGTTTAGATGGTGATCTCCATGGAAGACCCCTACATATGGATGGAGAACCTTCAAGACGAGAGGGTTCTAAAAATAGTTGAGGAGGAAAACAGAAGGTTCAGGGAGCTTGTCGGGGAGCTAAGCGATAAGCTATTTCCAGAGGTCTGGGAGTACTTTTCCCAGCCCTCTATAGGGATGGCGAGGATAACCAAAAGGGGAATTATAGTTTCTTACAGCGAGAAGGACAGGGTAACGGTAAGGTGGCTCGGAGGAGAAGTTATAGTTGACTCGAAGGAGCTTGAGAAGGAGCTGAACGACGAGGTTTTACTTCAAGGATTCACGACGGATGAAGATGGGAAGAGATTAGCTTACAGTTTCTCAATAGGAGGTTCCGATGAGGGGATAACCAGGATAATTGACCTGGAAACTGGAGAGTTGCTGGAGGAGATAAAGCCTTCCGTCTGGAACATAGTCTTCCTAGATAAAGGTTACTACTTCGCTAGATTCTACAGGAAGGAGAAGACTCCAGATGGAGTAAATCCACCGGCCGAGAGGATATTCTGGAAGGACGAGGAAGGAGAGAGGATGGTCTTTGGAGAGGGGCTAACATCAGGGTACTTCATGAGCCTGAGAAAGAGCACCGATGGAAAGTTTGCCATGCTAACCCTGACCTACGGTTGGAACAAGGCCGAGATTTACCTGGGCCCGATAGATAAACCTGAGGAGTGGAAGAAGGTTTACTCGGCGGACGTTCCGGCTGAGCCTATAGATGTGATTGATGGTAAGTTGTACATCCTAACAAAGGAAGGAAAAGGCCTGGGAAAGGTGATAGCAGTTAAAGATAGTGAAGTTGAGGAGATAATCCCCGAAGGAGAATTCCCGCTCGAGTGGGCCGTGATAGTTAAGGACAAGATTCTCGCCGGAAGGCTAGTTCACGCGAGTCATAAGTTGGAGGTCTATAACTTAAAGGGAGAAAAAATCAGCGAGGTTGAATTTGACTTCCCAGGGAGCCTATATCCGCTGGACAAAGACGACGAGAGAGCTCTACTTAGGTACACGAGCTTCACCGTCCCCTACAGGATATACGAGTTCAAGGATGAGCTAAAGATAGTTGAGGAGAGGAAAGTCGAGGGGAACTTTAAAGTCGAGGAAGACTTCGCGATAAGCAAGGATGGAACGAGGGTTCACTACTTCATAGTTAAAGGAGAGAAGGATGAGAAGAAGGCCTGGGTGTTCGGCTACGGTGGCTTCAACATCTCTCTAACGCCAAGGTTCTTCCCCCAGGTTATACCGTTCCTCAAGAGGGGAGGGATCTTCGTCATGGCTAACCTGAGGGGTGGGAGTGAATACGGCGAGGAATGGCACAGAGCTGGAATGAGGGAGAACAAGCAGAACGTCTTCGATGATTTCATAGCTGTGCTTGAAAAGCTCAAGAAAGAGGGTTATAAAGTTGCGGCCTGGGGAAGGAGCAACGGAGGTTTACTAGTTTCAGCAACTCTAGTCCAGAGGCCAGATGTTATGGATGTTGCCTTGATAGGTTACCCCGTAATAGACATGCTCCGCTTCCACAAGCTCTACATAGGCAGCGTCTGGATACCTGAGTACGGAAATCCAGATGATCCAAAGGATAGAGAATTCCTACTGAAGTACTCTCCATACCACAACGTCAGGCCCCAGGAGTATCCGCCAACCTTGATTTACACAGGTTTGCACGATGACAGGGTTCATCCAGCCCACGCGCTCAAGTTCTTCATGAAGCTCAAGGAAGTCAACGCTCCAGTTTATCTAAGGGTTGAGACAAAAAGTGGACACATGGGAGCTTCACCAGAAACAAGAGCTAGAGAATTAACTGACTTGCTAGCCTTCGTTCTCCTGCACCTTTAGTTTTCTCTTTTTAAACTCTCCCAAGAGTTCTTTTACCGCCTTAACAAGCTCTTCCAACGTTGCATCCTGGTGACTTATCCCTATCGTTATCTTCATGTCAGTTGTCGCGAAAGAAACGTAAATCGTGTTCCCCTTACTTTGAGCAAAGAAATGCTCAACCGTTTCCTCCCCACCCTCAACCTCTTCCTCGGCACCCGCCGGAATCTCGGGATCTCCCTCGAATATCATGGGCCTCGGCTCCATGGTTGGGGAATCATTAAGGGGATTTTTAAACATATCTTCCTGGGTTAAAGTTTAAAAGCACTCCCCTTTATGCCTAAAGCGAGGTGGAGAGAATGAAGCCAATGTACAGATCAAGGTCATGGAGGAGGAAGTACGTCAGGACTCCTGGGGGAAGGGTTGTAATTCACTTTGAGAGGAGGAAGCCTAAGATAGCCCACTGTGCGATCTGCGGCAGGCCATTGAACGGAATTCCAAGGGGAAGGCCCGTTGAAATGAGGAAGCTACCTAAGACAAAGAAGAGGCCTGAGAGGCCTTACCCACACCTATGCCCTAAGTGCATGCGCAGGGTAATGAAGGAACAGGTAAGGGCCCAGATCATGAAGGGGTGACCCATGCCAAAGGGTTGCCTCGTGATAACGGTCAGCGGTTTAGCCGGTTCAGGGACAACCACGCTTTGCCGCAACTTAGCTAAACACTACGGCTTCAAGCACGTCTACGCTGGTTTAATCTTTAGGCAAATGGCCAAGGAAAGGGGAATGAGCTTAGAAGAGTTTCAAAAATATGCAGAGCTTCACCCGGAGATAGACAGGGAAGTCGACAGGAGACAAGTAGAGGCGGCGAAGGAGTGTAACGTGGTCATAGAGGGTCGTTTAGCCGGATGGATGGTTAAGAATGCAGACCTAAAGATATGGCTCGATGCCCCGATAAGGGTTAGAGCTGAGAGGGTTGCCAAGAGGGAAGGCATAAGCGTAGAAGAAGCTTTCATGAAGATAGCCGAGAGGGAGATGCAGAACAGGAAGAGGTACCTAAACCTTTACGGAATAGATATTAACGACCTCTCCATTTACGATTTGATAATAGACACATCCAAGTGGTCCCCCGAGGGTGTGTTTGCGATAGTTAAAGCCGCGATAGATCACCTCTACGAAAAGGTTTAAAAGGTAAAGTTTGCGAATCCAATCGACCACCCGGCCCCGTCGGCGACGCGGGGCGAAAAAGTTTGGGAGGTGGGATGAATGCCTGCGATAGATGTTGGAAGGATCGCCGTTATTATAGCTGGAAGAAGGGCAGGACAGAAGTGCGTCATAGTTGACATAATAGACAAGAACTTCGTTCTGGTTACTGGGGCTGGACTAAACAAGGTTAAGAGGAGGAGGATGAACATAAAGCACCTCGAGCCTTTGCCGGAGAAGATAGACATTCCAAGGGGAGCTAGCGACGAGGAAGTTAAGGCAGCACTTGAAAAGGCCGGCATTTCCCTCTAACCCCAATTTTTATATATCTAATTCTGCATAATATTCTGGGTTTCGTTATGATCGGTGAGATCTACTACTCCAGGAAGTTCCTTCTCCACAAGCCCGATAACTATCACCCTGAGAATCCTGGGAGGTTATGGCTCGTTCTCACGGCCATCAGAGAGCTGGGACTGGAGAACCATGTCCTCGAGCCCTCCCCAATAGGGGAGGAGTTAATCTACAGGATACACGAAAGGGAGTACGTGGAGAAGATAAGAGAGCTGTCTCGAAGGGGTGGAGGTTACCTAGATGCCGACACCTACGTTAGCCCAAGGACATGGGAGGCCGCAATCTTAGCCCTGGGAGCTTCTAGGCTAGCAACGCTCTCGGCCTTAAGATACGGAGGAATGAACTTGGCATTGGTTAGGCCTCCTGGGCACCACGCTGGAAGGAGGGGAAAAGCTCTAGGCGCGCCCACTCTGGGTTTCTGCATATTCAACAATTCCGCGATGGCCGCTTTGACGAGTAAAGAGGAAACTGGAAAAGCTCTGGTTATAGATTTCGACGCCCACCACGGCAACGGAACCCAGGAGATATTTTGGGACGATGCGGATGTAGTGCACATAGATTTACACGAGAGGGACATCTACCCTGGAAGTGGTGACGTGGGTGAGATAGGTGGGATCAACGCCAAGGGTAGCAAAATAAACCTCCCAATGCCACACTATTCCGAGGACGGTGACTACATATACGCCTGGGAGGAAGTTGTTATTCCGATAGTTGAGGAGGTTAAGCCGAAGGTTGTAATTGTTTCAGCTGGCTTCGATGGGTTCAAGGGGGATGGATTAACGACCTTAAAGCTAACGGAGGTTTTCTACTCTTACGCTGGGGCAACTTTGAGGAAATATCCCTTAGCCGTTATACTCGAGGGTGGATACAGCTCTGGACTTAAGAAGGGGTTTCCGGCGTTTATAAGGGGTTACGAGGAAGATAAGGTTAGGGATCACGCACAGCCGAGCTACGAAACCTTAAAGCTAGTGGAAGAAGTCAAAGACATTTTGAGTCCGTGGTGGTCACTTTAAATTTTTATGTTCTTAGGGGAATTTAGTATTATGAGGTACCTAGTTCCACTGTTGGTATTCATGGTTCTCGGCATGGGATGCCTTGGGGGAGGTGGAGAGGAGATGGTTAAGGTTAGCTCCGTCTTCGGCAACGACGAGTTCATTCCCGCAAAGTACACGTGCGAAGGAATTGATGTGAATCCTCCCCTGAGGATAGAGGGGATAAGCGAGAACGCTAAGAGCTTAGTAATAATAGTCGACGACCCAGATGCACCCTTAGGGACTTTCACTCACTGGATAGCCTGGAACATTCCTCCAGTTGAGGAGATTCCCGAGGGGATTCCCAAGCAAGGGGAGGTGGAGAAGCCTATTCACATGATTCAAGGCAGGAACGACTTTGGGAGGATAGGATATAATGGGCCTTGCCCACCGAGGGGTCACGGGGTTCACCACTATCACTTCAAGGTCTACGTTCTGGATACAACTTTAAACCTAAGGCCGGGAGCAACTAGGGAAGAGCTAGAGAAGGCCATGGAAGGTCATATTATCCAGTTCGGAGAGCTTGTTGGTTTGTACGAGAGGAAGTGACTTTCCTTTTTATTAATTTTTCAGAAAAGTTCTGGTGGGCCCGCGGGGCTTCGAACCCCGGACCTCCCGCTTATCAGGCGGGCGCTCTAACCAGGCTGAGCCACGGGCCCATTTGGTGCCCCGGCCGGGATTTGAACCCGGGTCGCGGGATCGAGAGTCCCGCATGATTGACCGGGCTACACCACCGGGGCGCGCCGATTGTGATAACCAAAAATTGATTTATAAACCTTTCGATTGTCGAGGTGTTTTGATAGGAGAGATAGCAAGCTTTTAGCGATAGAATGTTCCGAGTTTATCCTCCTTTACGTCTATCCTCTGAAATCCTCCTCTTGAGGTGTGAAGATAGCAAAAACAACCAACCAGTTTTTGAACAATCAACCGGGATGTGATAGTGTCTTGGCTTAAAAACAGCTCTCCTAACGGAATATAATAATAGCTTTCCCAGGTTGAAACAAATTCCTGGTCTCAATTTGGAGAAGATGGTAGATGTTCAAAACTGATTTTCTCTTTCCCTAATGCGTTTCCTAACCTTAATCCACCCTCTCTCAATTCGTTTAAAATGCCGCTTTGCATTCTCGAAAAGTTCTTTAACTTCCCCCCAGGAAGTTACTATCAGAGTACAGTATGATACCATCCTCTAAGGCGTCGAGAATAAGAGGGTGACCCTTAAATATCATCTTCTTCAATTCCTCGCTCGTGTATCCTTTAATATCGAGAGGGGCAGTAGTATTATCCAGCTCGTAAAGTAACTTTAGTCTCTCATTGAAATTCTTAGAGAGCTTAATCTGAGATAACTAGAATGTCAACATCACTCCCAAGCCCAAACGTTCCCCTGGCAATTGATCTTTTTTGATTGTTTTTATGTACTGCCTAATCTCCTCTTCGTATGGAAGCATTTGCGACACCTATCACAAAGTTTATTATCGCTTCAGTAGCTTTAATGGCCTCTTCAGCGTCCTCAGCATCGTAAAACTCATAGGGCTGTTTCGTAGGTGGTAACAAATGGAACGTTTGGGTCTTTTTTGTTTTGCGTAATTTTTAAATACTTTTACAGTATATTTGTGTTGGCTTGGCAGTCTCCGATATGTGGGGTTTGTAAGCCCGAATGGGGACTGCCTACTGCCTGAAGATGTGGGGAGTTTCCGTTCCCCCCGAAAGCCAGCCGATGAAGACGAGAGGCTGGAAGGTCATCCACTACGAGAGTTCCATCCCTGCCACTCGTAGTGGATGACCAGAACGGGCTCCTTCTATATACGCATCTGGATACCTGGTAGGTATGTAGTGCTTGTCTAGGGTTTTAGCGTATCTAAAAATTTCGTTTGGATAGAGTTCCAATCGCCTTTCACAGGGGCTAACGTTTCTAAGCAATATATTTTTAATCTCCCAATCCATTGGAAAGCTGTCATGGAAGAGGGCTTAAAAGCTAGGCTTATCAAAAACGCGGGATGGCTTTTTGGGGCCGAGGTTATATCCAAGTTGCTAGCGTACGGTGTAATAGTTATCTTGAGCAGAACCCTTGGACCGGAAGGGCTGGGTCAGTACTCCTTCATATTTTATTATATAGGACTCCTTGGGATATTCTCCGACTTGGGAGTTGGATATTATTTCATGAGGGAAGTAGCAAGGGATAAGGGAAAAGCCAAGGAGCTTCTACCCGATGTCCTGGGGTTCAAGATAGTTCTAGCATTGTTGAATTTCCTTGTAGTCGTTACATTGACGCTGTTCCTTCCAAAGCCGGGGTGGATGAAGATTTTGATAATTCTAGCTGGAGCAGAGGGCATGCTTACTTGGATCGCGTACCTCTTCGTCAGAATTATGTACGCACATGAAGTTACAAAGTACGAGGCAATTGCCCGAGTTATCGAGAGAACTTGGGCATTTTTCGTTGGCGGTGCGGTTCTTTACGCTTATCGCTCACTTACACCATTCATTCTTGTAATCCTTCTAGGATATACATTGAGGGAGATCCTCAGGATAAAATGGGGCTCACAGTTTTTGAATACAGTTAAAATCCGTTTTAAGCCCGGGGTTTGGGTCTCGCTCCTTAAAGAATCATACCCATTCTGGCTTATTGGTCTTTTTACACTCATCTACTACCGCACAGACATGGTGATGCTAAGTCTGATGAGGGGGGACTATGAGACCGGGATCTACAGGGCTGCTTACACGTTAATAGAAGTCTCGCTCTTCGTTCCGAACATAGTGGTCTCGACAACGATGCCCTCAATGGCAAGGCTGTGGGTGGAGGACAGAAAAACATTAAACCTTCTCTTCAGAAAGAGCTTCCAGATGCTCCTAGGGATCGGCATCCTTGGGGTAGCCGGTTATTACGTCCTCGCGAGACTTGGGATAACCATTGTCTTCGGAGAGAAGTTCCTTCCCAGCGTGCCCGTTTTAAGAATTCTAGCTTTCGCTATACCCTTCATGTTCCTAAACTCGCTCTTTGGGAGCTTCATGAATGCTACTGGAAGGGAGCTGACGTTTACGAAGATAACCAGTTTTACGGCTTTGCTGAACGTTGTGTTAAACTATATCCTCATACGCTATTACGGTGCGAGCGGGGCAGCAGTAGCGACTGTGGTGAGTCAAGTTTTCTTGCTTTTTTTAGCAATAACAAAAAGTAAGGATGAGTTTAGATAGTTGTCACTTAATCTTGCCCTTTTAACTTTAAATTGGAGATATCTTTCATACGATAATCTCCTTATAATTTCACTATATAACCTTGAAGGAGAAAGGAGAGAGACTAGAAAATATCTTAGAAGTCTCCTAGCAAATGATAGTTGGTTCTTCTTATCTCCTATCCTTGCTACTAAATTTAATCCTTCTAGAGCTCGTATGAGGATGGGATTTTGAGTATAGGATCCTAATATATTAAGTTATTAAGTATAGAGAAACCTGTCGCTTTTAGCTGTGTTATGAATTCCTGTGGGCTTACTTCATTTATGTGATCTTTAGTATATGCATCAATGTCATATACTCTCTTATTAGGAGTCGAAATAAATAAGAGCCCATCAGATTTCAAAAGAGATTTTATATTTTCGAGTAAAATCTTACTATTTTCCGGTGGAACATGTTCATAGACTTAAAAACACGTTATAACGTCAAAAAATCCATACTTTGAACGAAGGTACTCTACAGTACTCTCATCAGTTATATCTCCCAATAGGCATGTAGCATTAGATAATTTTTTGGAGAGTACCTTGTTTGCTAATTCAATACTCTTTTTGTCTAAATCCACTCCAACAAATTTACATTCCGGACATAATTTACTCATGATATAAATCCCATAACCCTTTGAACAACCTACATCTAATATCATTAATGGTCTTGCATTCTTCTTATTAGTTATTTGAACAGCAGAAAGAATTTGGTATTATATTCTCCAAGTCTAGACTTCAAATATCTTGAAGATCCTTGAGCATTTCAATTAATTCATCCCCTATCGGCATTTGAATCACCCTCTAGTAAGATATCATAAATTTTAAGAAGTTTTTTAGACTCTCTTTCCCAATTGTATTTACTACCAATCGAATATGCCCTTTTTCCAAATTTGATTATTAATTTTGGATTCTCAATAAGAGTAATTAGGGCTTTTTTAATTTCCTCAACTTCACAGTTAACGACCAGGCCAATCTTATAATCCTTTACAAATTTTCCACTTGCCGTTCCTTTGCCAGCTAGGCAGGCTCTTCCCACTACTATAGCCTCAAAAAGCTTATTTGCTAATCCTATCCTATAAAGAGGGTCTTTTGAGTTAAAAACTAGGTACACTAAGCTTCCTTTTTTGGTTACATTTAAAACTTGCTCCCTTGGTATAAAGCCCAAATACTTTACAGGGAAATTATTCGAATGCATCACAATTACATCAGAGATTCCTTTGACTTCTGGCCCTGCAAATATTCCCTCGATTTTATGCCCAATTTTTGAGATGGCCTTAACAAGCTCCAAGATACAACGGTTTTTGTCAAACCCACCAATATACACTACTCGCAGGGTAGAAATATCTGGACGTTCCCATTTGCTTTCTCTTCTCTGCTTCATATTTCTTACTAATCGAACCTTTGGATAAAATCTAAGGAAATACTCTGCAGCACCTTTAGAGACGGTTATAATAACATCAACATGCCTACTTACGAAATATTGTTCTCTCCATACTGGCTCTCTGAGAAATTTTGGGATCAGACCTCTTAGAAACATATAACTCCAGATTTCATGCGAGTCATATATAACTCTGACACCTAACTTTTTCTTAAGCCATACTCCTATCGGGAGATCTGGCCAATCATGGACATGAACTATTCTAAATTTCCAGTTTTTATATAGCTGTAAAGCCATCCTGTAAGCTAATATTTGCCATATTGGAACTTTCAATATCTCAAATGGTATTAACATTTCAAATATTTTTGGGATTTTTATTCGAATTATTTCAACACCATTAATTATCTCATGGGGAGGATATTGACCTTTTCTATCCCAAGCTATAACCTTGACATTATACCCTCCCTTGGTTAGACTTTCAGCCTCGGCGGTAAC belongs to Pyrococcus abyssi GE5 and includes:
- a CDS encoding prolyl oligopeptidase family serine peptidase, whose product is MEDPYIWMENLQDERVLKIVEEENRRFRELVGELSDKLFPEVWEYFSQPSIGMARITKRGIIVSYSEKDRVTVRWLGGEVIVDSKELEKELNDEVLLQGFTTDEDGKRLAYSFSIGGSDEGITRIIDLETGELLEEIKPSVWNIVFLDKGYYFARFYRKEKTPDGVNPPAERIFWKDEEGERMVFGEGLTSGYFMSLRKSTDGKFAMLTLTYGWNKAEIYLGPIDKPEEWKKVYSADVPAEPIDVIDGKLYILTKEGKGLGKVIAVKDSEVEEIIPEGEFPLEWAVIVKDKILAGRLVHASHKLEVYNLKGEKISEVEFDFPGSLYPLDKDDERALLRYTSFTVPYRIYEFKDELKIVEERKVEGNFKVEEDFAISKDGTRVHYFIVKGEKDEKKAWVFGYGGFNISLTPRFFPQVIPFLKRGGIFVMANLRGGSEYGEEWHRAGMRENKQNVFDDFIAVLEKLKKEGYKVAAWGRSNGGLLVSATLVQRPDVMDVALIGYPVIDMLRFHKLYIGSVWIPEYGNPDDPKDREFLLKYSPYHNVRPQEYPPTLIYTGLHDDRVHPAHALKFFMKLKEVNAPVYLRVETKSGHMGASPETRARELTDLLAFVLLHL
- a CDS encoding HEPN domain-containing protein; amino-acid sequence: MDWEIKNILLRNVSPCERRLELYPNEIFRYAKTLDKHYIPTRYPDAYIEGARSGHPLRVAGMELS
- a CDS encoding nucleotidyltransferase domain-containing protein, which produces MARGTFGLGSDVDILVISD
- a CDS encoding 50S ribosomal protein L14e translates to MPAIDVGRIAVIIAGRRAGQKCVIVDIIDKNFVLVTGAGLNKVKRRRMNIKHLEPLPEKIDIPRGASDEEVKAALEKAGISL
- a CDS encoding YbhB/YbcL family Raf kinase inhibitor-like protein, which codes for MRYLVPLLVFMVLGMGCLGGGGEEMVKVSSVFGNDEFIPAKYTCEGIDVNPPLRIEGISENAKSLVIIVDDPDAPLGTFTHWIAWNIPPVEEIPEGIPKQGEVEKPIHMIQGRNDFGRIGYNGPCPPRGHGVHHYHFKVYVLDTTLNLRPGATREELEKAMEGHIIQFGELVGLYERK
- a CDS encoding diphthine--ammonia ligase, with translation MVGLADVAVLYSGGKDSNYALYWALKRFKVRYLVSMVSENEESYMYHTPNVELTDLQARAVGIPLVKGFTKGEKEREVEDLKKVLEGLKIEGVVAGALASRYQRERIERIAKELGLKVYAPAWGRNPYEYMREIIELGFRVIFVGVSAYGLDESWLGRGLDYKALEELKKLNEMYGIHIAGEGGEFETFVLDAPFFRRRIVIDEAEKLWDGLSGKLIIKRAHLEEK
- the cmk gene encoding (d)CMP kinase, whose protein sequence is MPKGCLVITVSGLAGSGTTTLCRNLAKHYGFKHVYAGLIFRQMAKERGMSLEEFQKYAELHPEIDREVDRRQVEAAKECNVVIEGRLAGWMVKNADLKIWLDAPIRVRAERVAKREGISVEEAFMKIAEREMQNRKRYLNLYGIDINDLSIYDLIIDTSKWSPEGVFAIVKAAIDHLYEKV
- the rlmD gene encoding 23S rRNA (uracil(1939)-C(5))-methyltransferase RlmD, which produces MRGIIKGVSNDGLGVLGEVLVPFAYPGDVVEVISTRERFGRTIARDFKLVKSSPIRVPGKCRYFGRCGGCLWQGLKYREQLKLKEEIFKRVTGVEAEIKGSPRIWFFRNISNFIVTVNGIGFKEFGMPRTVVSVDECPVFSERTKLYIRAMKRFLRETGLNPWNWKNGDVHYLQVREGKFTGEVMINVIAHIPPSGREELTEAFGFADSVYWSLKRDKRDDPKGIPTLIKGNEFIRESIEGLVYLIHPSTFFQTNSYALPILLKAVESFAEGSKVLDLYSGVGTFSLYLAKKGFEVTGVEVNEESVRVAKKSAEVNSLDVSFIPGRAEDAKLKGYETLIVDPPRKGLKDFSKRIAKEGPENLIYVSCNPSKFVLDYRNYLSKAYKIEDAVLIDMFPHTPHVEAVVKLRRR
- a CDS encoding MFS transporter; this translates as MEKLIILILISLGWIFNYSHRMAVPSLAPIIMKDLGINNAEIGLLMTSLLLPYSLIQVPAGYIGDKIGRKKLLTISILGYSLSSALIVLTRDYWDLVTVRALYGFFAGLYYAPATALISELFRERKGSALGFFMVGPAIGSGITPLIVVPVALTLSWRYAFLVLSIMSSIVGILLMVAIKGEPIKVEGVKFKIPRGVFLLSLANFLGLGAFFAMLTFLVSYLVSRGVGMEKASLMFSMLSLVGILGSIIAGFLYDHLGKVSVLLAYALNSLLTFLVIVIPSPLFLIPLGLVLYSVGGIMTAYTSEKASRENLGVVMGFVNMVGFFGATIGPYIVGFLIDRLGYSLALLSVPLAYLVSAVIIGLDLRKTSYKG
- a CDS encoding 50S ribosomal protein L34e, producing MKPMYRSRSWRRKYVRTPGGRVVIHFERRKPKIAHCAICGRPLNGIPRGRPVEMRKLPKTKKRPERPYPHLCPKCMRRVMKEQVRAQIMKG
- a CDS encoding histone deacetylase family protein — its product is MIGEIYYSRKFLLHKPDNYHPENPGRLWLVLTAIRELGLENHVLEPSPIGEELIYRIHEREYVEKIRELSRRGGGYLDADTYVSPRTWEAAILALGASRLATLSALRYGGMNLALVRPPGHHAGRRGKALGAPTLGFCIFNNSAMAALTSKEETGKALVIDFDAHHGNGTQEIFWDDADVVHIDLHERDIYPGSGDVGEIGGINAKGSKINLPMPHYSEDGDYIYAWEEVVIPIVEEVKPKVVIVSAGFDGFKGDGLTTLKLTEVFYSYAGATLRKYPLAVILEGGYSSGLKKGFPAFIRGYEEDKVRDHAQPSYETLKLVEEVKDILSPWWSL
- a CDS encoding HEPN domain-containing protein, which codes for MLPPTKQPYEFYDAEDAEEAIKATEAIINFVIGVANASIRRGD